The sequence CAGGGCGGAAACCGTCTTGAACCGGTATGGCGGATAAATATACAGATCCGCCCATTTCGCGCCGGGCGATACAATGCCGGTGTCGGAACTGAAACTTTCGATCGTGCGGGTGCTGGTGGTGCCTGCCGAAAACACGCGCCCGCCGCGCGCTACGGTTTCGTTGATGAGCCGGGCCGTCGCTTCCGGCATTACGGCGTATTCGGGCAGCATGACATGCTGTTCAACGGAGCTGTCGCGCAGAGGCTTGAACGTGCCCCAGCCGACGTGCAGCGTGACATACGCAACGACTACGCCGCGCGCTTTCACGCGCTCCAGCAGTTCGGCGGTAAAATGGAACCCCGCCGTAGGCGCGGCGATCGAGCCGGTTGTCCTGGCGTAAACCGTCTGGTAGCGCTGCCGGTCCTGCGGCGCGCTGACGCTTTCGTTAAGCCTGCGGCGCAGTTTCTCTATATACGGCGGCAGCGGCATATTGCCGTGCTTGAGCGCGTAACCCAGCACATCGCGCGTGCTGAATCTGAAAAGCCATTTGCCGCCGCCGCAATTTTCTACGGCCAGCGCGGTAACGCCGTCTTCAAACTGTATGGCCGCGTTTAATCTGCTGCCGGAACCGATCGCTTCCCACAAACCCGGCTCGCGCTCGCTCATCAGCAGAAGCCCTATTCGGCCGCCGGTCGGTTTGCGGCCGGTTATGCGGGCCGGAAAAACTTTGGAATCGTTGAGCACGAGCAGATCGCCGGGCCGGAAAACCCGCTCGATATCGCGAAACACAAGGTGCGCGATGCCGCCCGTCGCGCGCTCCAGCAGCATCAGGCGCGAAGAATCGCGCGGCTCGGCGGGAGCCGCGGCGATGAAGCGGTCGGCGCGCAGTTGTTCAAAACGTTTCAGATCCATATCATTTCACGTCGCGCCAGTCCATCAGCCTGGCGCTCGGATAATAGCGGCGCAGAATAAGCGTGTATTTGTAACCGCGTTCGGCAAGCCCTTTCGCGCCGTCCTGGCACATGCCGACTCCGTGCCCGTAACCCCGGCCTTCAAAAATAAAATCCCCGCCGTGCGCATAAACTTTCTTTATGTAGGAACTGCGCAGAAACGACGCTCCGAAATACTTGCGCAGATCGGACGTTTTTACGGTATAATCATCCTCGTCGGTTTTGAACTCGAACGCGGAAACGCGGCCCGCGTCGTTGCGGTCGGACACGGTTATCCGCTTGATCCGCTCCGCCTTATGGCCGTACGAAGCGAGAAATGTAAGAAGTTTCCGGGCTGAAAGGGAAACGTCCCACTCATAATTTTTTGAAAATCCGCAGTAGCCGCAGCTGACGCCGCGTAGCGGCGGAATAGGATCCGACTCGCCTTTCCCCCATGCCGGCGGCGAGGTTTTGCCGCCGCAGTTCGCGTGATAAAACGCCGGAATAAGATTGCCGTCGTAAGTGAGCACCTCTCCTTCCGTGGCGCGCACCGCTTCCAGCACGGAATCGCAGTCGCGCGACGCGCCCACATACGCCTGATCCCGCACGTCGGAATAAAGATCGAACCCGTTTTTGCTGTCCGGCGTCATGTTATAAAGCGCGTAGGTGCGCGCCGCGACAGCCTGCGCCTTCAACGCCTCGATCGGCCAGGCCGGGCTCATTTCTATGGGCAGAACGCCGTACAGATACTCCTCCAGCCCCAGTTCCTCGATAAGGGTGAAGGAACCTTTGCCGTCGGCTCGCGCGACAATGCTGCCGCGATAGCTTTTGCCGGAATAAGTCAGCCGGTCGGTCCGCACATAAGGCGTAAGCCGCAACGCGGAGCTGAAAGTGTAGGAGGCTATCCTGATATTGTCCGCGCCCAGCGGCCGCACGCCGAATGTCGTCGGCGCGGGAATTTTGAATTTTTTGCCGGTATTAAGATCCGCCACCAGCGTTTTGCCGGTTATGCCGATATCGGCAAACGTCAGATTTTCCGCCAGATTTATCCGTATTATCCCTTTTTCCGACGGCATTCCCGCGCAAAGCGGGCCGCCCGCGCACAAGCAGAAAAAAATTGAAAGGAATATTTTACGGTTCATGCTAAAACAGGGTCTGCGACTGCGCGGGCCGGGCAAGTCCAAGATGCTTAAACGCTTTTTTGGAAGCCAGCCGGCCGCGCGGAGTGCGGGCCAGAAACCCCGCCTTGATAAGAAAAGGCTCAATCACGTCGGTGATCGTGTCCACTTCCTCGGACACGGCCACCGCCAACGTGTCCACCCCCACCGGCCCGCCGCCGAATTTGGAGCAGATCGCCAGCAAAATCCTGCGGTCAACGGGATCGAGCCCCTCGCTGTCTATTTCAAGAGAATCCATAGCGGACTCGGCCAGTTCGCGCGTTATCGTGCCGTTTCCCCGCACCTGCGCGAAATCGCGCACCCGCCGCAGCAGCCGGTTGGCAATGCGGGGAGTGCCGCGCGAGCGGCGCGCCACTTCCATAACACCGGCGGCATCGGCTTCTATATCAAGCAGGCTCGCCGAGCGCTTCAGAATCTGAGCCAGCTCCCCGATTTCATAAAAACCCAGATTGAGCACTATGCCGAACCGGTCGCGCAGCGGGCCGGTCAGCAGGCCGCTGCGGGTCGTCGCCCCGATAAGCGTAAACCGCGGAACCGCCAGTTTGAGCGTGGTCGAGCCGGGACCTTTGCCGGTATTGATAAAAAAAGTGAAATCTTCCATCGCGGGATACAGCGCTTCCTCAACCGCGGGGTTAAGGCGGTGAATCTCGTCAATAAACAGAATATCGCCGTCCGCCAGTTCGGTGGTGAGCATGGCCGCCAGATCGCCCGGCCGCGACAGCACGGGCCCGGCGGTCACTTTTATATTGACCCCCATCTCCCGCGCCAGTATATACGCCAGCGTTGTTTTGCCCAGCCCCGGCGGAGAATAAAAAAGGCTGTGATCCAGCGCCTCGCCCCGCGCTTTGGCCGCGGCGATAAATACGCGCAGGTTCTCGCGCACCTTGTCCTGCCCCGTGAACTCGCACAACGCGCAGGGCCGCAAAGCGGTTTCCAATCCGCCTTTCTCTCCGCCCAGTGATTTTGATGAAAGCATTTCGTTGCGGTTCATGCCGACAGTATCCTTAACGACCTGCGGATCAGATCTTCCACGCTGTCGGCAGCCGTTACCCCGTCCCGCTCAAGGCCCGAAATCGCTTTTCTGGCCTGCGGCGCGGTATAGCCCAGGCTTGTCAACGCGCTCAACACCTGCTCAAGCTGTGGCGCGCCGCCAAAACCGTCGGCGCGGAGCCGGGCGCCGCCGCCTATGTCAAGCGCGTCAATCTTGTCGCGCAGGGCGGAGATCAGCTTTTCCGACGTCTTCGGCGAAAACCCGAATATCGCGCGCAGAACGCGCGCATCACCCTTGACAACAGCCGCCTTGAAATCCGGCAGGCTTTTCAGTGCTTTGTTAAGGTATTCCAGCGCTTTTTTCGCGCCGGTTTTGGGAATTTCAGACCGGAACAGCTCAAACAGCTCCTGCTCGCTTTCCGCCAGGAAACCATACAGCAGCGGCCCGTCAAACTGCGAAAAAGACTGCGCGATAAAAAGCTCTGCTTCCTCGCCCTGCGCCAGCGTGCCCGCGCTCAGCTGCGCCATATTGACGCAATATCCCACTCCGTTAACGGAAACTATCACGGTTTCAGCGCGCGCGCGGATTATTTCACCTTTAAGGTATGCGATCATAGTCGGTCATCCTGTCAAGCGCCCGGCGGCGCAGGCCGCCCGGAACGGCGCGGCGCGGATATGGGTGAGCGCAAGCGCGGCGGCATCAGCCACATCGTCGGGCGAAAGGGGATCCTGCAGTTTCAGAATCACCTGCACCATACGCTGCATCTGCGCTTTACGGGCAGTTCCGCTGCCGGTTACGGCGGCTTTTGCCGCCGACGGGGAATATTCGGCTGTTTCCAGCCCCGCCAGCCCCGCCGCGAGCAGCAGCACCCCGCGCGCCTGCACCGTCTGCGCCACGCTTGCCGCGCTTTTGGCGAAAAACATTTTTTCCATCGCCACGGCCGACGGTCCGGTTGTTCTGATTATTTCCGTCATGCCTGTAAACAGCCGCTCCAGCCGCTTCGGAAACGGCAGCCCGGAGCCGGTGTGCAGCAGCCCGCTGGAAACAAGAAACGGGTCGGCGGTTCCCTGCTTTGCCACTACCGCCCAACCCGTTCTGTCCAGACCGGGATCAATTCCGAGAATTCTCAGCTCAGCCGTCAATTTCCGCGAGGATTGCATCGGGTATGTCGAAATTCGCATAGACATTTTTCACATCGTCGTGCGACTCCAGATTGTCCATGAAACGCACGATCTTGGCGGCCTCTTCCCTGTCCGACACTTTCACTTCATTGTCCGGCAGCATGGTCTGCTCGGCGCTTTCGAGCGCAATGCCTTTGGCTTCCATGGCTTTTTTGACCGCGTCAAACTGGTCGTAGGCGGTGATTACTTCAAACACTTCGCCCTCGGGCGACTGCACGTCCTCCGCGCCGGCTTCCAGTGCGACGGTCATCAGATCATCCTCGCTCATGGCCGATTTCTTCACAATCAGCACGCCTTTTTTCTGGAACATATAGGAAACGCACCCGGTGCTGCCGATTCCGCCGCCTCCGTTCTCAAAAATCTTTCTCAGCTCGGAAAAAGTGCGGTTTTTGTTGTCGGTCGTGGTTTCCACAATCACCGCTATTTTCGCCGGGCCATACCCCTCGTAGGTAAGTTCCTCGTAAATCGCGCCGGGCAGCTGGCCCGTGCCTTTCATGATGCCGCGTTTGATGTTGTCGGCGGGCATATTGGCCGCCTTGGCGTCATCCACCGCTTTGCGCAGACGCGCGTTTGTTTCCATGTCGCCGCCGCCCATTTTGGCGGCGATGGTGATTTCGCGGATAATCTTGGTGAAAACTTTGCCTTTTTTAGCGTCCACAAGCGCTTTTTTATGCTTGATGCCTGCCCAGTGTGAATGTCCACCCATAGTTCGGTCTTCCTTAATAAATTTAATTGCGGCGCAAACGCCGCCGGCTTCTGTATTATATTACATCGGCGGTATTGTTTTCAATTGCAATAAAACGGGTCTTCCCCGCGGCGGAGGCCCGTAAAAACAAACACCCGCGGCTATTATTTGACCGCAGGCTGCGCCTGTGAAACCGGGTCCGGCGCCGGGGGTTCCGCGGGGGTTTCCGTTTTGGCCACGGTGAACTCAAGAGTCTTGAGCACCGTGCCTGCGGCATCCACCACCTCCACCTTCCAACTGCCGGGAACCACGGTCTTGTAGCTGTAGGTCCGGTAGCCGGAAGAAGGAACCTGAAGCTCCACTTCCAGCATCTTCTCCGCGCCAAGATACCATACATGCCTGACGCTGGCGGACGCGCTGACGGAACCGAATCTGGTCCAGCAATACACTTTCTCCGCTTCGGTGAAGGTTGTGGCTTCGCCGACGGGCATTTTATTCTCGACACCGGCGGCCAGCGCCGCGCTGTCAAGCGTCAGGACGGCGGGCACGGCTGTTTCAGCGACGGCGGTTCCCGGTTTGACAGGAGAGGCGAACTTGCTGTCAGAAGCGATCTGGGCAAACACAGAACCGGCCGGAACCAGCAGGGCTGACACCAATACGACTAATTTTTTCATAATACTTTCCTCCCGGATGTGGTGCCGGCACTGTGTACGGGCACCATCTGATTATCCAAAAAATTTGAAAACGTTTCAATGACCGCCACGGCATTCGGCTCCGCTGACGGAAAATGATATAATGGCTGCATTGCAAGTGCGCCTCCTTAGCTCAACTGGATAGAGCATCTGCCTTCGGAGCAGAGGGTTGCAGGTTCGAATCCTGTAGGAGGTACCCGCTTTCCTCTTTTCGCCATGTTAAACGGTATGCTATACTGTACAGGATGTCTTTATTGTCAAACACGCGCGGTTTCGCGTTCATTTTCCTGATTTCTTTTCTCGCCGCTCCGGCCCGGGCGGCGTTGCCCACTGACGGAATGAAGCGGGACTCCGTGCGTTTCGGTGTAAAACCTTCAGCCAAAAGCAAAATCTGGGCAACACCCTCCGACGGTGATTATAAAGCGCTGGCTCAGTTCCGCGCGAAAACCTCGGCGGCGTGGAAGGTGTCATATTCCAACCGCACGGGCGCGCCGGAAGTGCTCAAAGGCGGCTCGAACCTGAAATACTCCGGTGCGCCGGAAAAAGCCGCGCGGCAGTTTCTTGCGGACAACAGCAGTTTCCTTAAGGTCAATCCCGACAACATAAGGGTAAGCACGCAGGTAACCGCGCTGGGCGTCAACCATCTGCGTTTTGATCAATATGTGAACGGACTTCCCGTGCATGGCGGATATGTGAAAGTGCATGTCACGAACAACGGCGAAATCGCATATTACCAGTCCAGCTACGCGACGGATGCCGCGGCGGTGCCGCCCAACCCGACGCTTTCAAAAGACGCGGCGCAGGCAGCCGCCGCGGCGGACTGCTCTGGCAGGGCCTCAAAAACAGCGGAACTGGTTTACTACCCGTCGAAAGAGGACGGAGCTGTCCATCTCGCTTGGAAACTGAAAGCCTACGGGTCCGGCGGCGATTCATGGATTTATCTGATTGACGCCAATTCTGGCGCGATTCTGCTGCGCTACAGCAACCGCATAACGGCCACATACGGCACGATCAACGCCCAAGTGTACAATCTTTATCCGAACCTGTACAATTACACGGATTATACTGTCAAACCCGTGCGAAACCAGTATGTGTGGGTGCAAACCCCCAACCGCGTTACAACCACCGACGGAAACGGTTATTACAGTTACAGCAGTTATGACGGCCGCATATTCGCCTCGCTTAAAGGCCCGTATTTTTCCGTGATCAACATGACCGACCGGAGCGCGCATTATGACAATGGCGGCGGCACCTGGAGTCAGGTGGCGGTAAGTTCCGGAAGCGCGCACCCGTACCTGCCGGGCAGAATTTATTCCTCGACCGTTACGGTGGCGGCCGGCGCGGTCAAGGTGATGCCGCATTTCACGGAGGGCTTCAAAGTCGGCGCGATGGATGAAAACAGCTCGTTTCTGGTTGACGACCAGCTGTCGGTTTCCATTCCCAACGGGCATAATCTCGCAGGCTACACCACCTGGCGCGATTATGCGTTTTACGGCGCGCCGGTCGAAGGCACCAGTTACACTGTCACGCTGGCCGCCAGCGCCGACGGCCCCGGCGATTATTACGGTTACCAGATTGATTATTCCAGCTATCTGTATCTCACGCAGACCGGCTATGTGAACACCACGTCCAGCTTCATCTGGAACACCGATTACATTCCCGCCGGCAACCGCGTTGAAGCGAACCTGTTTTATCACCTGAACGAAATGCACCAGTTTTATATGTCCGGCGTGAACGGCGCCACGAACCCCTCGCTGAATATGAATTTTCATCTGCCGGTCATGGCGCACGCGCACGGCGCGCCGGACGATTCCTCGGTAGGCATGCTCAACGCTTTTTATGACAGCGAGCACGACAATATGATGTTCGGCGACGGGCTGTGGGACAGTTCCGTCAACGGCTATCGCTCTTTCGGGCTGGACGCGACGATTATCCGCCATGAGTATACCCACGGCGTGCAGGCTCACATGTATCCCATGCTCTATTACGGAGAGTCTGGCGCGCTGATGGAAGCATACGCCGATTACTGGTCGCTCACTTCACTGCGCGCGGAAGACACCGATTTCACGCCGCTGACAACCAATTTCGGCGATTTTCTGAAAAACAGTTTCGGAGAAGGTGTCGTGCGCCATCTGCTCGCCACCGACTGCGCCACAACCGCCGCCGTCTGCAGGAAACTCGGCGACTGGGACGGCGAAGTGCATGACGACAGCGTTATCCTGAGTCAGGCGCTCTGGTCGCTGCGCGACAGTAGCGCCGGCTCCTCCACCTACCTGGGCACAAACACGTTCCCGGCCAGCTGGGCGGCGAACGTCCGGATGCCGGTTTCGGATTTTCTTGTCTGGAACGCGATGTTCTTTTTTCCCGACACGTTCATGCAGCTGAAAGACGGCATGGAATATGTGGCCCGGCAGTACTACACGGGCAGCACGCTCACTTCAATCCTTACCAAAATCGAAACCGCGTTCGCCAACCACGATATCGCCGACCCGTCCGGCGGCGACAGCTACGAACCCAACAACGGCGCCGCCGTGGCCGCCAGCGTAAGCGGTTCCACGGTAACCCTGTCCGCCACGATTTATCCCGCATACGACGAGGATTATTATTCGGTGCCCATGCCGGCCGGAAAAATCAGGATCAAAATCCGTAGGCCCTCGGCAGGCGACGGCATTTTCAATGTGCAGATCCCCATGATTCTGGATTTATACGGGAACGTGGTAAGCCAGTTCACCAGCCCCGATATCGCCAACCCCACGCTGTATGGCACCTGTCCAGATACGGGCCTGTGCTACAGCACGAAAGAAACGGAAATTCTGGAAGCCGACATCCCCGCCGCGGGCCGGTACTACGTTGTCGTCACGGCCGGGCCGAATTCGTACTACTACAACTGCGCCGACAGCAGCACCGGCACTTATACATTGACTTTCGATTTCTCCTCCGCTGACAGCGCCATAGCCGAAAAAATAAGCGCGGAATTTGACAACGACGAAATCAAATTCACGGTTCCCTATAATACCTATTATTACAACGACAACTCCGGCACCACGCCCGTGTGGACTCCTTCAACCATGACGGCTACGGTGGAAACTTTCGCCTACGCGCAGCTGCGCGACAGCAACATGAACATACTTGCCGGCACAAAAGCCGAGCCGGATACTCCCGGCACTTATCTGGAAATCAGCCGGGTCCCGGTTAAAGACACGGAGAAGAACGCCTATGTGGGCAAAGTGAAACTGCTGCCGGGTTTCGCCACGCGGTTCCCGGCTGTGGGCGCGGTTTACCTGGAACTGTTCGGCACCGTGCGCAGTGCAATGCTGGGCGCGACGAACAGCGCGGTATCGCTCGGCATAACCCAGGGGCTTAATCTGGCCGCGGACGCCGACGGCATCACCGTATGGAACAACATTTTCAATCCGGCGAAGGAAAAAGCCTATATCCTGTACAAATCAACGCGGGACGGCGAA comes from Elusimicrobiaceae bacterium and encodes:
- the queA gene encoding tRNA preQ1(34) S-adenosylmethionine ribosyltransferase-isomerase QueA, with amino-acid sequence MDLKRFEQLRADRFIAAAPAEPRDSSRLMLLERATGGIAHLVFRDIERVFRPGDLLVLNDSKVFPARITGRKPTGGRIGLLLMSEREPGLWEAIGSGSRLNAAIQFEDGVTALAVENCGGGKWLFRFSTRDVLGYALKHGNMPLPPYIEKLRRRLNESVSAPQDRQRYQTVYARTTGSIAAPTAGFHFTAELLERVKARGVVVAYVTLHVGWGTFKPLRDSSVEQHVMLPEYAVMPEATARLINETVARGGRVFSAGTTSTRTIESFSSDTGIVSPGAKWADLYIYPPYRFKTVSALITNFHVPDSTPICLTAAFAGEDFLYRAYEQAVARQYRFYSYGDAMLII
- a CDS encoding SpoIID/LytB domain-containing protein, with product MNRKIFLSIFFCLCAGGPLCAGMPSEKGIIRINLAENLTFADIGITGKTLVADLNTGKKFKIPAPTTFGVRPLGADNIRIASYTFSSALRLTPYVRTDRLTYSGKSYRGSIVARADGKGSFTLIEELGLEEYLYGVLPIEMSPAWPIEALKAQAVAARTYALYNMTPDSKNGFDLYSDVRDQAYVGASRDCDSVLEAVRATEGEVLTYDGNLIPAFYHANCGGKTSPPAWGKGESDPIPPLRGVSCGYCGFSKNYEWDVSLSARKLLTFLASYGHKAERIKRITVSDRNDAGRVSAFEFKTDEDDYTVKTSDLRKYFGASFLRSSYIKKVYAHGGDFIFEGRGYGHGVGMCQDGAKGLAERGYKYTLILRRYYPSARLMDWRDVK
- the ruvB gene encoding Holliday junction branch migration DNA helicase RuvB, with amino-acid sequence MNRNEMLSSKSLGGEKGGLETALRPCALCEFTGQDKVRENLRVFIAAAKARGEALDHSLFYSPPGLGKTTLAYILAREMGVNIKVTAGPVLSRPGDLAAMLTTELADGDILFIDEIHRLNPAVEEALYPAMEDFTFFINTGKGPGSTTLKLAVPRFTLIGATTRSGLLTGPLRDRFGIVLNLGFYEIGELAQILKRSASLLDIEADAAGVMEVARRSRGTPRIANRLLRRVRDFAQVRGNGTITRELAESAMDSLEIDSEGLDPVDRRILLAICSKFGGGPVGVDTLAVAVSEEVDTITDVIEPFLIKAGFLARTPRGRLASKKAFKHLGLARPAQSQTLF
- a CDS encoding Holliday junction ATP-dependent DNA helicase RuvA encodes the protein MIAYLKGEIIRARAETVIVSVNGVGYCVNMAQLSAGTLAQGEEAELFIAQSFSQFDGPLLYGFLAESEQELFELFRSEIPKTGAKKALEYLNKALKSLPDFKAAVVKGDARVLRAIFGFSPKTSEKLISALRDKIDALDIGGGARLRADGFGGAPQLEQVLSALTSLGYTAPQARKAISGLERDGVTAADSVEDLIRRSLRILSA
- the ruvC gene encoding crossover junction endodeoxyribonuclease RuvC yields the protein MRISTYPMQSSRKLTAELRILGIDPGLDRTGWAVVAKQGTADPFLVSSGLLHTGSGLPFPKRLERLFTGMTEIIRTTGPSAVAMEKMFFAKSAASVAQTVQARGVLLLAAGLAGLETAEYSPSAAKAAVTGSGTARKAQMQRMVQVILKLQDPLSPDDVADAAALALTHIRAAPFRAACAAGRLTG
- a CDS encoding YebC/PmpR family DNA-binding transcriptional regulator, with amino-acid sequence MGGHSHWAGIKHKKALVDAKKGKVFTKIIREITIAAKMGGGDMETNARLRKAVDDAKAANMPADNIKRGIMKGTGQLPGAIYEELTYEGYGPAKIAVIVETTTDNKNRTFSELRKIFENGGGGIGSTGCVSYMFQKKGVLIVKKSAMSEDDLMTVALEAGAEDVQSPEGEVFEVITAYDQFDAVKKAMEAKGIALESAEQTMLPDNEVKVSDREEAAKIVRFMDNLESHDDVKNVYANFDIPDAILAEIDG
- a CDS encoding DUF2914 domain-containing protein, with protein sequence MKKLVVLVSALLVPAGSVFAQIASDSKFASPVKPGTAVAETAVPAVLTLDSAALAAGVENKMPVGEATTFTEAEKVYCWTRFGSVSASASVRHVWYLGAEKMLEVELQVPSSGYRTYSYKTVVPGSWKVEVVDAAGTVLKTLEFTVAKTETPAEPPAPDPVSQAQPAVK
- a CDS encoding FlgD immunoglobulin-like domain containing protein, producing MSLLSNTRGFAFIFLISFLAAPARAALPTDGMKRDSVRFGVKPSAKSKIWATPSDGDYKALAQFRAKTSAAWKVSYSNRTGAPEVLKGGSNLKYSGAPEKAARQFLADNSSFLKVNPDNIRVSTQVTALGVNHLRFDQYVNGLPVHGGYVKVHVTNNGEIAYYQSSYATDAAAVPPNPTLSKDAAQAAAAADCSGRASKTAELVYYPSKEDGAVHLAWKLKAYGSGGDSWIYLIDANSGAILLRYSNRITATYGTINAQVYNLYPNLYNYTDYTVKPVRNQYVWVQTPNRVTTTDGNGYYSYSSYDGRIFASLKGPYFSVINMTDRSAHYDNGGGTWSQVAVSSGSAHPYLPGRIYSSTVTVAAGAVKVMPHFTEGFKVGAMDENSSFLVDDQLSVSIPNGHNLAGYTTWRDYAFYGAPVEGTSYTVTLAASADGPGDYYGYQIDYSSYLYLTQTGYVNTTSSFIWNTDYIPAGNRVEANLFYHLNEMHQFYMSGVNGATNPSLNMNFHLPVMAHAHGAPDDSSVGMLNAFYDSEHDNMMFGDGLWDSSVNGYRSFGLDATIIRHEYTHGVQAHMYPMLYYGESGALMEAYADYWSLTSLRAEDTDFTPLTTNFGDFLKNSFGEGVVRHLLATDCATTAAVCRKLGDWDGEVHDDSVILSQALWSLRDSSAGSSTYLGTNTFPASWAANVRMPVSDFLVWNAMFFFPDTFMQLKDGMEYVARQYYTGSTLTSILTKIETAFANHDIADPSGGDSYEPNNGAAVAASVSGSTVTLSATIYPAYDEDYYSVPMPAGKIRIKIRRPSAGDGIFNVQIPMILDLYGNVVSQFTSPDIANPTLYGTCPDTGLCYSTKETEILEADIPAAGRYYVVVTAGPNSYYYNCADSSTGTYTLTFDFSSADSAIAEKISAEFDNDEIKFTVPYNTYYYNDNSGTTPVWTPSTMTATVETFAYAQLRDSNMNILAGTKAEPDTPGTYLEISRVPVKDTEKNAYVGKVKLLPGFATRFPAVGAVYLELFGTVRSAMLGATNSAVSLGITQGLNLAADADGITVWNNIFNPAKEKAYILYKSTRDGELKLRIYTLDGLLVKELFSGAIAAGKGNIEWDGRNSEGHTVASGLYFLYASGPGFNATNKIVVIH